Proteins from a genomic interval of Pantoea deleyi:
- a CDS encoding MATE family efflux transporter, with amino-acid sequence MQKYLTEARQLLALAIPVILAQVAQTAMGFVDTIMAGAVSATDMAAVAVGTSVWLPAILFGHGLLLALTPTVAQLNGSGRRERIAEQIRQGYWLAFFVSLLTMLLLWHAGYLIRAMHDIDPQLALKAEGYLHALLFGAPGYLFFQVLRNQCEGLSKTKPGMVLGFLGLMFNIPLNYIFIYGHFGMPALGGVGCGVATASVYWVMFICMRFWMRRMGSMRDIRMASRWSPPSRVILSRLIALGLPVALALFFEVTLFAVVALLVSPLGIVNVAGHQIALNFSSLMFVLPLSLGVATTIRVGYRLGQGSTEQARVAAWTAQGVGISMAALTALFTVTFRHQIALLYNDNPEVVTLAAQLMLLAAIYQFSDSIQVIGSGILRGYKDTRSIFFITFIAYWLLGLPAGYLLALTDWVVPRMGPAGFWCGFIIGLTSAAVMMLWRIRRLQQSPAEVILTRAAR; translated from the coding sequence GTGCAGAAGTATTTAACAGAAGCGCGTCAATTGCTGGCCCTTGCGATTCCTGTCATCCTGGCTCAGGTGGCTCAGACCGCAATGGGATTTGTGGATACCATTATGGCCGGCGCAGTCAGCGCCACGGATATGGCCGCCGTCGCTGTCGGCACCTCTGTCTGGCTCCCGGCCATCCTGTTTGGCCATGGTCTTCTGCTTGCATTGACGCCCACCGTTGCGCAACTCAACGGTTCAGGCCGCCGCGAACGCATCGCTGAACAGATCCGCCAGGGCTACTGGCTCGCCTTTTTCGTCTCCCTGCTGACGATGCTGCTGCTGTGGCACGCCGGGTATCTGATCCGGGCGATGCATGATATCGATCCGCAGCTGGCGCTGAAGGCCGAAGGCTATCTGCATGCCCTGCTGTTCGGTGCGCCGGGCTACCTCTTCTTTCAGGTGCTGCGTAATCAGTGCGAAGGGCTGTCGAAGACCAAGCCCGGCATGGTGCTGGGTTTCCTGGGGCTGATGTTCAACATCCCGCTGAACTATATCTTTATCTATGGCCATTTCGGGATGCCCGCGCTGGGCGGCGTCGGCTGCGGTGTCGCGACCGCCTCGGTCTACTGGGTGATGTTTATCTGTATGCGCTTCTGGATGCGCCGGATGGGCAGTATGCGCGACATCCGCATGGCGAGCCGCTGGTCACCGCCTTCCCGGGTGATCCTGAGCCGCCTGATCGCGCTGGGATTGCCGGTGGCGCTGGCGCTGTTCTTCGAAGTGACGCTGTTTGCGGTCGTCGCCCTGCTGGTTTCGCCGCTGGGTATCGTAAACGTGGCGGGCCACCAGATCGCGCTGAACTTCAGTTCGCTGATGTTCGTTCTGCCGCTGTCGCTGGGTGTCGCGACCACCATCCGCGTCGGCTACCGTCTGGGCCAGGGCTCCACCGAGCAGGCGCGGGTCGCGGCCTGGACCGCGCAGGGCGTGGGGATCAGCATGGCGGCGCTGACGGCCCTGTTTACCGTGACGTTCCGCCATCAGATTGCCCTGCTCTACAACGATAATCCGGAAGTGGTGACGCTGGCCGCCCAGCTGATGCTGCTGGCGGCCATTTATCAGTTCTCTGATTCGATACAGGTGATCGGCAGCGGCATCCTGCGCGGGTATAAAGATACGCGGTCGATCTTCTTTATTACCTTTATCGCCTACTGGCTGCTGGGGCTGCCCGCGGGCTATCTGCTGGCGCTGACCGACTGGGTGGTGCCGCGCATGGGACCGGCGGGCTTCTGGTGCGGCTTTATTATCGGCCTGACCTCGGCTGCGGTGATGATGCTCTGGCGCATCAGACGGTTACAGCAGTCGCCTGCCGAGGTTATCCTGACGCGCGCCGCGCGCTGA
- the pykF gene encoding pyruvate kinase PykF: MKKTKIVCTIGPKTESEEMLTQLLEAGMNVMRLNFSHGDYAEHGQRISNMRAVMQKTGRQAAILLDTKGPEIRTMKLEGGNDASLKAGQTFTFTTDQSVIGNSERVAVTYPGFTADLKIGNTVLVDDGLIGMEVTEVTENTVVCKVLNNGDLGENKGVNLPGVSIQLPALAEKDKRDLIFGCEQGVDFVAASFIRKRSDVLEIREHLKQHGGEHIQIISKIENQEGLNNFDEILEASDGIMVARGDLGVEIPVEEVIFAQKMMIKKCNKARKVVITATQMLDSMIKNPRPTRAEAGDVANAILDGTDAVMLSGESAKGRYPLESVTIMATICERTDRVMKSRIDSENDTRKLRITEAVCRGAVETAEKLEAPLIVVATEGGKSAKAVRKYFPNATILALTTNQTTARQLILSKGIETRLVTEIASTDDFYRLGKEAALESGYGQKGDVVVLVSGALVPSGTTNTASVHVL, from the coding sequence ATGAAAAAGACTAAAATCGTTTGTACAATCGGCCCGAAAACCGAATCCGAAGAGATGCTGACTCAGCTGCTTGAAGCTGGCATGAACGTTATGCGTCTTAACTTCTCTCACGGTGACTATGCTGAGCATGGCCAGCGCATTTCCAACATGCGTGCCGTGATGCAGAAAACCGGCCGTCAGGCCGCGATCCTGCTGGATACCAAAGGCCCTGAAATCCGCACCATGAAACTGGAAGGCGGCAACGATGCGTCCCTGAAAGCGGGTCAGACCTTTACCTTTACCACCGACCAGAGCGTTATCGGCAACAGCGAGCGCGTGGCCGTCACCTACCCTGGCTTCACCGCTGACCTGAAAATCGGTAACACCGTTCTGGTCGACGATGGCCTGATCGGCATGGAAGTGACCGAAGTCACCGAAAACACCGTGGTCTGTAAAGTCCTGAACAATGGCGATCTGGGCGAGAACAAAGGCGTTAACCTGCCAGGCGTCTCTATCCAGCTGCCTGCGCTGGCGGAAAAAGATAAGCGCGACCTGATTTTTGGTTGCGAGCAGGGCGTGGACTTCGTCGCCGCCTCCTTTATCCGTAAGCGTTCAGACGTGCTGGAAATCCGCGAACACCTGAAACAGCACGGTGGCGAGCACATCCAGATCATCTCGAAAATCGAAAACCAGGAAGGCCTGAACAACTTCGACGAAATCCTCGAAGCCTCAGACGGCATCATGGTTGCGCGTGGCGACCTGGGTGTTGAGATCCCGGTTGAAGAAGTGATCTTCGCGCAGAAGATGATGATTAAAAAATGTAATAAAGCCCGCAAAGTGGTCATCACCGCGACCCAGATGCTGGACTCGATGATCAAAAACCCGCGCCCTACCCGTGCAGAAGCCGGTGACGTGGCCAACGCCATCCTCGACGGAACGGATGCGGTTATGCTGTCGGGTGAGAGCGCCAAAGGCCGTTATCCGCTGGAGTCGGTCACTATCATGGCGACCATCTGTGAGCGTACCGACCGCGTAATGAAGTCCCGCATCGACAGCGAGAACGATACCCGCAAGCTGCGTATCACCGAAGCCGTCTGCCGTGGCGCCGTGGAAACTGCGGAGAAACTGGAAGCGCCCCTGATTGTGGTGGCAACCGAAGGCGGTAAGTCTGCGAAGGCCGTACGCAAATATTTCCCGAACGCCACTATTCTGGCGCTGACCACTAACCAGACCACGGCGCGTCAGCTGATCCTGAGCAAAGGGATTGAGACCCGCCTGGTGACTGAAATCGCCTCTACCGACGATTTCTATCGTCTGGGTAAAGAAGCGGCGCTGGAAAGCGGCTACGGCCAGAAAGGCGATGTCGTGGTACTGGTTTCAGGTGCATTAGTACCAAGCGGAACTACCAACACCGCTTCCGTACACGTCCTGTAA
- a CDS encoding major outer membrane lipoprotein: MNRTKLVLGAVVLASTMLAGCSSNAKIDQLSSDVQTLNAKVDQLSNDVNAVRSDVQAAKDDAARANQRLDNQAHSYRK; encoded by the coding sequence ATGAATCGTACTAAACTGGTACTGGGCGCGGTAGTTCTGGCTTCAACTATGCTGGCTGGTTGCTCAAGCAACGCTAAAATCGATCAGCTGTCTTCAGACGTTCAGACTCTGAACGCGAAAGTTGACCAGCTGAGCAACGACGTGAACGCAGTGCGTTCAGACGTTCAGGCTGCTAAAGACGACGCAGCTCGCGCTAACCAGCGTCTGGACAACCAGGCTCACTCTTACCGTAAGTAA